One part of the Nymphaea colorata isolate Beijing-Zhang1983 chromosome 8, ASM883128v2, whole genome shotgun sequence genome encodes these proteins:
- the LOC126410336 gene encoding uncharacterized mitochondrial protein AtMg00810-like, protein MIAVAAKKNWFIHQMNVYNAFLNGSMEEEIYMALPPGYEECDNKMVCKLNKSIYGLKQSPRCWFVKLSDAIVSYGFNQSRADLTSGNVFIAMLAYVDDLIICGNNLEGIQNFKDYLRNCFKMKDLGDLKYFLGLELTRTKQGILLTQRKYTCDLLDEVGLLGAKPMETPIEYRLNLSATDGQPLKNATTYRRLVGKLIYLTITRPDIMFSVHVLSRHMQQPTTTHLDSAMKVLRYLKKNPGQGLLFSQNCNYELKAYCDADWAACRDTRRSVSGYCVFFGGSLISWKSKKQPTVSRSSAEAEYRAMANVCCEILWLKYILVDLTVQHLDSVLVFSDSKSALQMAANPVKHERTKHVELDCHVVRDLVRHRTIETRFVSSQYQVADMFTKSISLDQFLFLKGKLGLCDPYAQFEDGVLKTVTLTKEKEQ, encoded by the coding sequence ATGATTGCAGTCGCAGCCAAGAAGAACTGGTTCattcatcaaatgaatgtttaCAACGCGTTCTTAAATGGAAGTATGGAGGAAGAGATTTATATGGCACTCCCACCTGGCTATGAAGAATGTGATAACAAGATGGTCTGCAAATTAAATAAGTCCATCTATGGACTGAAGCAGTCACCTCGTTGTTGGTTTGTGAAACTTTCTGATGCAATTGTGTCCTATGGTTTCAACCAGTCCAGAGCTGATCTCACATCTGGAAATGTGTTCATAGCTATGCTGGCGTATGTGGACGACTTGATCATCTGTGGCAACAACCTGGAGGGTATTCAAAACTTCAAAGATTACTTGAGAAATTgcttcaagatgaaggatctagGAGATTTGAAGTATTTTTTAGGTCTTGAACTCACTCGTACAAAACAGGGCATTCTCCTCACTCAGCGCAAGTATACATGTGACTTGTTAGATGAAGTCGGACTGCTAGGCGCAAAGCCCATGGAAACCCCAATAGAATATCGACTCAACCTGTCAGCAACTGATGGGCAGCCATTGAAGAATGCAACCACTTATCGCCGGTTGGTTGGTAAGCTGATTTACCTCACAATAACTCGTCCAGACATTATGTTTTCTGTCCATGTCCTTAGTAGACACATGCAGCAACCAACTACAACACATCTAGACTCAGCCATGAAGGTGTTACGAtatctgaagaaaaatcctgggcAAGGCTTATTGTTTTCTCAAAACTGTAACTATGAGTTGAAAGCGTATtgtgatgccgactgggcagccTGCAGGGATACTAGACGCTCAGTTTCAGGTTACTGCGTCTTCTTCGGTGGTAGTTTGATTTCATGGAAATCAAAAAAACAGCCTACTGTGTCACGATCATCCGCCGAAGCAGAGTATCGTGCCATGGCTAATGTTTGCTGTGAAATCTTGTGGCTGAAGTACATACTAGTAGATCTCACAGTGCAACACTTAGACTCAGTCCTGGTTTTCAGTGACAGCAAGTCAGCCTTGCAGATGGCTGCCAATCCAGTGAAGCATGAACGAACCAAGCATGTGGAACTAGATTGCCATGTAGTGAGAGATCTAGTGAGGCACAGAACGATCGAGACCAGATTTGTATCATCCCAGTATCAAGTTGCTGACATGTTCACCAAATCCATTAGCTTGGATCAGTTCCTCTTCTTGAAAGGCAAACTTGGCCTTTGTGATCCATATGCCCAGTTTGAGGATGGGGTGTTAAAGACAGTTACCCTTactaaagaaaaggaacaatAA